Genomic DNA from Pseudomonas helmanticensis:
TGCACGTAGGCCATCAGCCCTTCGCCCGCAGGAAAACGCTCGGTGCCGAGAAACAGCAGATGCTCAAGGAAATGCGCCAGCCCCGGCCACGCCAGCGGCACGTCATGACTACCGGCAGCCACGCGCAATGCGGCGGCGCTGCGCTTCAAACCGGGCACATGACGCAGGGTCACACGCAAGCCGTTGGCCAGGGTTTCAGTATGGGGGCGGGGGTGAGTCGGCGCAGGCATGGGCACTTCCAGAACAGTGAAGTGCCAATGCTAGCGGATTAGCGCTGGTTCAGCGCGCCGTAAAGCTCGGGGCGACGATCGCTGAGGTAGAGATTGGCTGCGCGCGAGTCGAGCATCAACTGCCGATCAAGCTCGCCGATGATCAACGCTTCGTCGAGTCCGGCCTGGGCGATGCGACTACCATCCGGCGCGGCGAGGCTGCTTTGCCCGCAATAATGGATGTCGCCTTCGTGGCCGCAATAGTTGGCGTAGGCCACGTAGCACTGGTTTTCGAAGGCGCGCGAACGCACGGTGACATCGGCGACGAAATCGAACGGGATCATGTTCGCGGTCGGCACCAGAATCAACTCGGCGCCGGCGAGTGCCAGACGCCGGGTGTTTTCCGGAAATTCCAGGTCGTAGCAGATCAGGAAACCTAGCTTCCAGCCATTGAGTTCGACGATGGGGAAATCATCCTCACCCGGGCTGAACATCGAGCGATCCAGATCACCAAACAGATGCGTTTTACGGTAATTGCACAGGCGCTCACCGTGCGAATCGATCAACTGCACGGCGTTGTAGATCTGACCGTCAGCGGTGCGTTCCGGATACCCGTAAACAATCGCCAGCCCGGCTGCCTTGGCGATCCGGCCGATCTGTTGCGCCCATTCTCCGTTGTAGACCTCAGCCAGCGTGCTGACCGCCTCGGCCCCGATGTTGTAGCCGGTCATGAACATCTCCGGCAGCACCAGCAAGTCCGCACCCTTGGCCTCCATCGCCAGTTGATGCAGGCGCTGCAG
This window encodes:
- a CDS encoding carbon-nitrogen hydrolase family protein, translated to MRVALYQCPPLPLDPAANLQRLHQLAMEAKGADLLVLPEMFMTGYNIGAEAVSTLAEVYNGEWAQQIGRIAKAAGLAIVYGYPERTADGQIYNAVQLIDSHGERLCNYRKTHLFGDLDRSMFSPGEDDFPIVELNGWKLGFLICYDLEFPENTRRLALAGAELILVPTANMIPFDFVADVTVRSRAFENQCYVAYANYCGHEGDIHYCGQSSLAAPDGSRIAQAGLDEALIIGELDRQLMLDSRAANLYLSDRRPELYGALNQR